The DNA segment CGACGGTAGCGGCCCGACAACGGGACCGTAATGAGTATCTTCATGCAACGCTCCGACCAGACGCCGCTTCACAGGTCGGTGTGAGACGATCAGTACACTTGCGGCGCCTCGTTCATCACGCTTCCCCGACGCCAACTCACTCGAATCAAAGCTCTCGTAGACGCGCGAGAGAATCTGCTTGCGGAAAGAGGGCACGTCGCCCCATGGCGGATCAGTCGGCTTTCGACGCGGCCATTGCCGGTGTTGCTCGTAGTATTCGGCCGCTTGCGCGGCCCACGATGCCAGCGTATTCTTGATCGTCGGGTCCGTCAGCGCGATCGTGACCGCATCAATTGCATGCTGACGGTGGTCGCCACGGTTTTTCTCGGCGAGCCGCAGCTCTTCCTCCGCCGTTAGTTCGCCGTGTTTGCTGTCCCTTTGTGGGGGCTTGAGCGTCTCGAAGAGTTGCCAGTCCTTCCGCAGCATCGCGGTAAAACGGCCCATCGTGAAGAACACCTTCTGAGCGCCCTCCCCATCTCCCCGCTCTGGAAGTCCCCGGCCGTCATATAACGCGTCAGCCAGGTACGCGGCAACCTGCCGAGCCGCATAGGCCGTATCCGTAAGCTGCGAATTCTTCCACTCCTCGCCTTCCCGGACTTCTCGCGTGAAGTTCTCCCACTTGCGATCAGAATCGCGCTTGTTGAAATAGTCGCTCTTCTCAGGCTTGATGTCCTTGAACACCTTCTCCGCGAAGCGGATCCTCTCGTCGAACGCGCTGCCCCACCATTCACGCGGCGTCTGGTTGGTCTTGCCGCGATTGCACGCCCGATGCACCAGGACTTTGTTGTTCAGCCCGTTGTCACCGCATCGGCTGTAGGGGACGATATGGTCAATCTCCAAATCATCGCCCCTCGCAGCGAGAAGGTCGGTCAACCCGCCCTGGCCGCAATAGGGGCACACATTCCTCTGCTGGCGCGCCAGAACGACGCGATCCACGGCTGCACGCTGCTGACTGAGCGACAGCCTTGCCGCTTCTTCCTCCCCGAATGCGGCCGGGAGGATTTCTTTGATGATGGCTTTGCGGATCTTGTCCCGGTGTCGGTTCCGGGCGAGAGCTTCGTTGCGCTGACGCTCGGACTGCTTCGTCACCCGGGCCATCTCAATGACAACTCGGTCCGGTTTGCGGCCAAAGCGGCGCAGGTACGCCACCAAGTGGCGGCGAACCTCGTGGATGGCTTTCCGGACGACTGGATTTGAGAGTGTGGGCGCCGGCGGCAATTCCGGCACGCCCGCGACGATCTGGTGCTTGCCCAGGCGCATATAGTACCGATCCGCAGCGCTCAGGCCCGGCGCGCCGGTTTCATATCGCCGACGGGCGTGTTGATCGTTTAGTGTCCTGGCATAAAGCTTGCGCGCTTCCTGTTGCGTTGGCCACCGATTGTTGACTGAGTCGAAGCGGTTCATGATCGGCAGGAGATTCAGGATAGCGCGGCGGGAAAGGTTCAACCGCTTCTCAAGCCTGGGGCGGCGCTTCCACGCCTCGACGAGCCGATCCGCAGAGGCCGCGTCCATGGCCCACCATCGTTCGGCCCCCGCTCGGAGCCTCGCCGCGTCGTCCGCCTGATCGGGGTCGAACTTGAGGACGGCTCGATTCACTGACTCGCGTTGATCCTCTGCCAGTAGCTCCCATTTCGCCTCAGTGAATGCGCCATGCACAATCTCACGGTGGAACCAGTCGGTGTTGATCTCGCGGTCTTCGTCGGCCTCGATGTTTAGCTTGACGGTCTTATCGCGAGGCTTAATCCCCAGGGCTTCCTTGATGTCCGTTACACTGGCCGTGGATTTGGGCTCGGGTCTCCCCCGGGACTTCTTGAACAGCGGCCCCCGGAGTAGCCGTACAACCTTGTCGCGCTCTTCGGGGGTTAGCGGTCGCTTCGGCTGGCCTTGACGTTCGATGAGGATACTGTTGACTGTCTCGACGACGCGGAAGTAGCTGGCGTGCCGGTCGGCGATAGGCGCGCACCGCTCAGTTGGCTCGAGGACGCACCGGCCAAG comes from the Phycisphaerae bacterium genome and includes:
- the cas9 gene encoding type II CRISPR RNA-guided endonuclease Cas9 (Cas9, originally named Csn1, is the large, multifunctional signature protein of type II CRISPR/Cas systems. It is well known even to general audiences because its RNA-guided endonuclease activity has made it a popular tool for custom editing of eukaryotic genomes.), which gives rise to SVFPAGVDEQEDKRGAPKNQARRQKRSQRRTLARRSARKRHLRSFLTQAGLLPTDPADLEMLFQANPWYLRREALSRPLTPHEFGRIVVHLSQRRGAVGITTDPDDPNEGKVKDGMDRLDKLMRDRGPDTTIGQLMADLIDERRQEHDGITWNEPIRNRQYRIPEDQQLFAGRELIRREFHRIVEIQRSFKDSQLGPMLTDDVIRSLDDPTQTDTWRHQGLLFGQRRTYWDTGTLGRCVLEPTERCAPIADRHASYFRVVETVNSILIERQGQPKRPLTPEERDKVVRLLRGPLFKKSRGRPEPKSTASVTDIKEALGIKPRDKTVKLNIEADEDREINTDWFHREIVHGAFTEAKWELLAEDQRESVNRAVLKFDPDQADDAARLRAGAERWWAMDAASADRLVEAWKRRPRLEKRLNLSRRAILNLLPIMNRFDSVNNRWPTQQEARKLYARTLNDQHARRRYETGAPGLSAADRYYMRLGKHQIVAGVPELPPAPTLSNPVVRKAIHEVRRHLVAYLRRFGRKPDRVVIEMARVTKQSERQRNEALARNRHRDKIRKAIIKEILPAAFGEEEAARLSLSQQRAAVDRVVLARQQRNVCPYCGQGGLTDLLAARGDDLEIDHIVPYSRCGDNGLNNKVLVHRACNRGKTNQTPREWWGSAFDERIRFAEKVFKDIKPEKSDYFNKRDSDRKWENFTREVREGEEWKNSQLTDTAYAARQVAAYLADALYDGRGLPERGDGEGAQKVFFTMGRFTAMLRKDWQLFETLKPPQRDSKHGELTAEEELRLAEKNRGDHRQHAIDAVTIALTDPTIKNTLASWAAQAAEYYEQHRQWPRRKPTDPPWGDVPSFRKQILSRVYESFDSSELASGKRDERGAASVLIVSHRPVKRRLVGALHEDTHYGPVVGPLPSHRTERIDTLFTNRISVDRLSPNHLRVPEGWDELSVRLDEAGVADARKRDLRKQLSAMKDPSPEKSGIVRDRALRDRIRKCLRANGLDPDGFTANQIKQLVREGKLTMASGVPIKSVVLLRTNSDPVIIPRKQCDPASGKTVPHMDPDNPGAPHPRTRRVYIGGNNHHVEIRERIRQRGGQAVAEWIGEVVTTMDAARRLHPPRNPDGTRPEPRPAVDRSDNHDGVFVMSLAEGETIYARRKDRPEEPASYFVVCKLDKAGNSCRIHFAPHWDARKASEQDRWAVTPGDLRLCGPEPDRPPYKVQVGPLGDVKRLEKD